The Anaerobranca gottschalkii DSM 13577 genomic sequence CTGAAGAAATCCCTCCTGCTATTCGTTCTAGATGTGTAGAAGTATTCTTCAGGTCATTAAAACCTGATGAAATAGGTATTATATCATTAAATGCCTGTAGAAAAATAAATTTTCCTATAGAAGAACAGGCAATAGAGGTTATTAAAAAATATGCCACAAATGGCCGTGAGGCAGTTAATGTAGTCCAAATAGCAGCAGGAATTGCTATAAATGAGGGTAGAGATATTATTAAACAAAGTGATATTGAATGGGTCGTAAATAGTAGTCAAATTACACCAAGGCCAGAAAAGAAAGTATCCGCTAACCCTCAAATTGGTTGTGTTAATGGTTTAGCAGTATATGGTCCTAATATGGGTACACTTATCGAAATAGAAGTTACTGCCACAAAAAGTTCTGCAGGACGTGGTAATATTTATATTACTGGGGTTGTAGAAGAAGAGGAATTAGGTAGTGGTGCTAGAAAGATAAGAAGGAAAAGCATGGTTAAAGGCTCAATCGAGAATGTATTAACGGTGTTAAAGAGATATATGAAGGAAGATCCAAGGGATTATGATATCCATATAAATTTTCCAGGCGGTGTTCCAATTGATGGGCCTTCTGCTGGAGTAGGGATAGCTACTGCTATTTATTCTGCTATAACTGGTAAGTATATAGATTCTAAAATTGCTATGACTGGTGAAGTTTCAATACGGGGATTTGTTAAACCTGTAGGTGGCATTGTTCCTAAAATAGAAGCTGCCCGTCAAGCTGGGGTAACAAGGGTTTTTATCCCTAAAGATAATTTTCAAGAAATTTTAAGGGATATCAAAGAAATTGAGATAATTCCCGTTGAAACGGTGGATGAATTATTGAAAGCTATATTTGTAGAAGGATTAAGTGTTCAAAGGGTTACAGTTCTTAGTACAGTATCTATAGGGCAAGGATAGTCTCCTTGTCTTTTTTTTCATGATGGTATAAAATACAATTAATTAACAATAACAAATTATTACAAAAAAGTTGGGGGTGTAACATTTGGAGCAAAGGATGAGAAAATTACCTTTAATGCCATTGAGGGGAATAATTGTTTTCCCTAATATGATTATACATTTAGATGTTGGAAGAGAAAAATCTGTGGCAGCATTAAATGCTGCAATGGTAAATG encodes the following:
- the lonB gene encoding ATP-dependent protease LonB, which codes for MSDILGIITVVQIFFAIVIGLYFWNLLKAQQTTKVAIDRESKKEMEKLQRMREICLTEPLSEKTRPTTFQEIIGQEQGLKALRAALCGSNPQHVIIYGPPGVGKTAAARLVLEEAKNNPLSPFKKSAKFVELDATTARFDERGIADPLIGSVHDPIYQGAGAMGMAGIPQPKPGAVTKAHGGILFIDEIGELHPIQMNKLLKVLEDRKVFLESAYYSSEDHNIPRHIHEIFQKGLPADFRLVGATTRQPEEIPPAIRSRCVEVFFRSLKPDEIGIISLNACRKINFPIEEQAIEVIKKYATNGREAVNVVQIAAGIAINEGRDIIKQSDIEWVVNSSQITPRPEKKVSANPQIGCVNGLAVYGPNMGTLIEIEVTATKSSAGRGNIYITGVVEEEELGSGARKIRRKSMVKGSIENVLTVLKRYMKEDPRDYDIHINFPGGVPIDGPSAGVGIATAIYSAITGKYIDSKIAMTGEVSIRGFVKPVGGIVPKIEAARQAGVTRVFIPKDNFQEILRDIKEIEIIPVETVDELLKAIFVEGLSVQRVTVLSTVSIGQG